The sequence GTGCCATTCACGTGACGAGTCATATCCCTCTAAGAAATGTGCCGTCGAATTTAAATCAACAACGAGTTCTCGATACCATCCTCCTGGCTCATCAGGGGCTCAAACAATTGGGGAAATCGACTCCGCGGGTGGCGGTTTGCGGATTAAATCCTCACGCGGGAGAGAACGGGTTACTGGGGACTGAAGAACAACAAATCATTTTTCCTGCCATTCGCAAAGCCAACCGAAAACGAATTCATGTCCAAGGCCCCTTATCCGCCGATACGGTGTGGCCCATGGTTCGTGACGGAATTTATGATGTGGGAGTGGCCATGTACCATGACCAAGGCCAAATTCCTATAAAACTTCTTTCCTTTTCGACTGGCCGAAAGGCGACCAATGTTGAAGGGGTGAATGTCACGGTGGGCCTGCCCATCATTCGCACCTCGGTGGCCCATGGAACGGCCTTTGAAATTGCCGGCAAGGGAATCGCCTCTGAAAAAAGTTTGATTCAAGCCATTGAACTTGCATTGGTGATGGTTCAACATCGCGCCCGAAAAAACCGATGAGCACATCCAAAACCTTTTTTGAAACCATCGCCTGGCGGGTAGGATTGGATGTTTTTTCTCGCGGTCTCTTCTTTTTGGTGAACATATTGATCGCGCGGACTTTGGCCGTGGGGGATTTTGGCTTGTTCGTTTACGCCGTTTCAATCGCTCAAATTTTTTACGTTTTTACTGATTTGGGAACCTTGCTTCAAATGTCCAAAGAAATGGGGCATCATCGCCACAAAAGTGTTACTGAACGATCGGAATTGTTAAAGAATTATTTCGATTTGAAGATGGGCCTTTTGTTTTTTTCCTTTATCACATTCTCTTTTTGTTCAGTGGTTTTGTGGAAAGAGGAGCAGCCTTGGGTGGGGTTCTTGGCTCTTATTTGGATGATGTCCAATTCGATGCTTGATTTTCATCAATTTGTTTGTAACGGCTTAGGCCGAATCGATTTGGCGCGAAAAGTGATGTTTTATCAGCGTTTCTTTATGCTCACCGGTGTCGTGACCTCTCTTGTTTTGAAAAATTCGTTGACCGGAATTTTATTGGGATTGTCACTGGGGGGAGTTGTGGGAACTTGGGTATCCAACCATATTTTCTTTTCACATGTTGGCGCTCAGTACACCTGGACTCCTAATTTCTCTCAGTGGGTCAGAATTTTAAAAGCTTCCATTCCATTGGCGATTGGGGGGGCGTTTGGTTCCTGGTATTTGCGCTTGGGAGCGGTATTTTTGGCCTGGACGGCGGGAAGCTCCATTGTGGGGGAATATGGCGCCGCTTTCAGAGTTTTTGAAATCACCTATATTATTCCCTCCGCGATCATGGGCATCGGTTTGCCTCATTTAACATCGCTGATTGGAAAAGGAAGAGATTCTTTTCGTAATGAAGTTTGGCGCGTTGGAGGGCTCATGGCCGGGATGGGAGTTCTCTGGGCTGTGGTTTTAGCGGGGGGAGCGCCCTGGTTTATTCACATCCTCTTTGGCACTCGGTTTGAGGGTGGAATTTTGCCCTTAAAAATATTGGGGATAACCGGGGGATTAGTTTTTCTGAATTATTTTGTTACACATTTGATGGTGGCTCTCAACTTTCAAAAACGTCACGCGATGAATCAAATATTGGCCTTTTCCGTTTGCGCCTTGTTGAGCGCTGTTCTTATTCCAGACAGAGGGTCTTTGGGCGCTGCTCTCAGCCTTCTGGCTACTGAAGTTTTCCTTTTTGTGATAACGACAGCCTATTTACTTAATGGTACGATCCGCCCCCATGAGCAACATGAAAATTCTTGATTTGGGCTGTGGAGCGAGAAAAACAGAAGGGGCCATCGGTCTGGACCAGATTCCCTTGCCAGGGGTGGACGTCGTTCACAATTTGGATGTGTACCCTTATCCCTTGGAGTCCCATCAATTTGATCGTATTGTTATTCGTCATGTGGCGGAACACGTCGAGGATGTGGTTAAACTGATGGAAGAGGTTCATCGTCTTGGCAAATCAGGGGCCACCATCGAAATACATGTGCCCCACTACACCTCAGCGAACGCCTATATTGATCCAACCCACAAGCACCATTTTTCTCTTTTGGCATTTGATTTCTTTTGTGGAGGAACTCAACACGGGTATATATTAAAAACAAAATTTAAAATGCTTCGGCGTCACCTTGAGTTCTGGTCTCTCCACGACAAAATCTCTTTGGTTCCAGCCCATTTTTTGGGGGTTCGGTGTTTCGCTACAAAACATCCGGTTTTTTTTGAACGTTTCCTCGCTTTCTTTTTTCCTTTAAGAGAGTTTCAGGTTTTCCTCGAAGTCGAAAAATAATTAACGTTCCTTATGCGCATTGGCGTTGACACAAGACCCTTACGTGAAAAACAAACCAGCGGCATTCCCATGTATGTGCGAAGCCTTCTCGAGTCTTTGGCCTCCATAGACTCTAAAAATGAGTACATCCTTTATTGTCACAAAGATTTTAATACGCCTCTTCCCGGTCCCAATTTTAGAAAGCGCTCAGGTGCGTTGACGCGTTTTGGGAATATATGGATGCAAACCGAATTGCCCTTTTGGTTAAAACAGGATCGGGTCGATGTGTTTTGGGGCACTCAGCATGTTCTCCCCGTTTTTATGGAGAAACATATCAAAGGTGTTCTCACCGTTCACGACCTGGTTCAATATGCCTTCCCCGACACGATGAAAATGAAAAATTTGTGGATCAATAAAATTATTATTCCTCCCTCAGTCCATCGTGCTGATGTGATAGTCGCCGAATCAAATTGGACCATTGCCGATGTGAAAAAATTTATAAACCCTAAAAATAAAATCATGAAAACAGTGTATTTGGGCGTGGGGCCCACATTTTTCTCAAGGGACAAGGAAACCTCTCGAAAAAAAATAAAAGAACAGTATGGGATCGACGCTCCTTTTTTATTGACCGTGGGAACATTCGAACCAAGAAAAAATATAGCGGGCCTCTTCCGAGCCTTTTCATTGATCGCAGACAAAATACCACACCATCTGGCGGTGGTTGGTCAAAAGGGATGGAAAAATAAAAAAATAACAGAAGAAATATCTGGCAGCCGCATCAAAAATAGAATTCATTTGCTGGGATTTGTTCCCGATGACATTCTTCCGGAGGCATACTCCGCCTCCGACCTTTTTGTTTTCCCATCTTTGTATGAGGGTTTTGGTTTCCCACCTTTGGAGGCCATGGCTTGCGCGGTGCCTGTGGTGGCTTCAAACGTTTCTTCGATTCCCGAGGTGGTGGGTGATGCCGCGATGTTGGTGAACCCTCATGACGCGCGGAGTATCAGTGAAGGAATTCTCAAAGTGGTGAGCACCCCCACTTTACAGAAAGATTTGGTGGAGCGCGGATTAAAACAGGCCTCCTTGTTTACATGGAAGAAAACCGCAGATGAAATGCTGAAAATTTTTGAACAAGTGGGAAATTCCTAGCGCTCATGGCCCTCGGAAACTACGCTTTCAAGAAAAAAAAATGGATTCTCTTAGCGTGGTTAATCGATGTGGTTGGCTACCTTTTTAAGCAACCAGATTCCCAGCGGTTTTTGTCGCCCCAACGAGTCCTGGCGGTTCGTTGCGACCAATTGGGAGATATGGTGCAGACACTCCCGTTTATTGATGGATTGTTGGGCTCTTTTCCCGGCGTTCGAATTGATTTTCTTACCTCACGCTTGGGGGCAGAATTCTTAAAAATAGCCCGTCCTGAGGTTCATCCCCTTGTTGTGGACAGCCCTTCTCGGTCGTCCCTCAAGTCGCAACTTAAAAATGAAAATTATGATATCGCTTTTGATTTGAGAGGGGACATTCGTCTCATTTTTTATTTGCGGTCCATTGTTCCAAGAAATCTTGTCGGATATGGAGCCACAGGCGGAGGGTTCCTTTTGGATATTGAACCCTCATGGGACCGAAATCTTCCTGCCATTGAAAAAAATATAGCGCTATTAAAAGCGGTGGGGGGACAGGCGAGTGATTTGACCCCAAAAATTGAGTTTAAAAGTAAGGGGGAACAGACGGCCCGGAAAATTTTAACCGTGGTGATTCATCCCGATGCTGGAACGCCCGCTAAAAAATGGCCCTTGTCATATTTCGCGAACGTGATCGACTCGCTGGCGGAAGGTTTCTCCTGCCGGTTTATTTTGGTGGGGCTTGATCGATCGATTGGGGAGGAAATTGTTAGGCTAACCAAAACGACTGTTGAGAATGAAATGGGCAAAACAAATTTACAGGGACTTCTGGAGTTCTTGTCACAATCCGATATTGTCATAAGCAATGATTCGGGGCCCGCTCATTTGGCCGCTGCTCTTGGAAAACCGGTTTGGGTGATATGGAGCGGGACGGCTGAATCAAAAATTTGGGCTCCGAGAGGTGATACGGTCACTGTCTTGCAGCATAGGGTGGAGTGTTCCCCTTGTTCACTGAGGAATTGTCCTTTATCCGGACATCCCTGTTTGGAAGATCTATCGCCCAAAGAAGTAACAGAATCCCTGCTTTCTTATTTCCCTCGATTTCCCGGAAAACAAAAACCTGTATGAGAATTGGCCTGGATGTTCGATGGATTGATAGTTCTGGTATTGGGACCACCATACGAGGGTTGTTGGATTATCTCACGTCTGCCCAATTGGGCCAAATGGTGCTTTACGGCGTTCCGGGATGGAAAAACCCCTATCCCTGCGAATTCAGGGAAGTCCCAGAAGCTGTGTATGGAATAAGGCAACACATGTCTTACGCTTCCCGTTTAAATAAAGATGTTATGGATTTGTTCCATGTGCCGCATTTTGATGTCCCCTATTTTTATAAAGGCCCATTTATTTCGACAGTTCATGATTTGATTCACTTTAAATTTCCAGAATATTCCACCAAACCTTTGACCAAACTTTATTCCGGTTTAATGCTGCGTCATGTGTCGAAATGCGCTCAAAGGATTATTGTCGTGTCTCAACAAACAAAAAGAGACCTGATTCAGTTTTTCCCTGAAGCAGAGTTAAAAATTACGGTTTTAAATCCCGCTGTTGATAAAAGCTTTTCTCCTGTCGCGCAAAACGAATTGGAAAAAATTATAAATCGTTATTCGCTGAAAAAGGGGTATGCCCTCTATGTCGGTAATTTGAGAGCGAGTAAAAATACACCGTTTTTAATTCGTGCGTATTCCCATCTCTTAAAAAATAACCCTTTGTTGCCTCCCTTGGTATTGGCGGGGAAAAACAGTCTGCCTCCTCAAGAAATTCCGCATCTCCCTCAAAATGTCCGGTTATTGGGCTCAGTGCCACAGGGGGATTTGCCGGCCCTGTATTCGGGAGCGTCTGTTTTTGTTTTTCCATCTCTTTATGAAGGATTTGGAATCCCTCCTCTGGAAGCGATGGCGTGTGGAACACCCGTGATCGCCTCACGGGTGGCCTCTATTCCGGAGGTTTGCGGTGAAGCCGCTCTCTATTTCGATCCCCACTCAGAAAAAGGACTCGAAGATGTCCTCTTGGAATTAATAGGAAATGAATCGCTTAAAATTAGCCTTCGTCAAAAAGGATTTGATCAGGTAAAACGTTTTTCCTGGGCTGTGTGGGCCCGAGAAACTTGGAAAATTTATGAAGAAGTCGTTGAGGCGGGGCGATCTTGAATTTGAATCGATTTTTCGATTATTGGATTGGCATTCCATTGGCGTGGTTGGTGTCATTATTTTTACCAAATGGAAAACTACCAACAATCCCTCGAAAACTATTGGTCATCAAACTGGCCGCGGTGGGCGATACCTTGCTTGTGGGACGGGTTCTTCAGATTTTTAAAGAAGCCCATCCGACAACGGAGCTGCATTGGTTGGTGTCCAATATAAACAAGTCTGTGGCCGTTGAATTTCCCGAGGTCGATAATT is a genomic window of Elusimicrobiota bacterium containing:
- the mshA_4 gene encoding D-inositol-3-phosphate glycosyltransferase; translated protein: MRIGVDTRPLREKQTSGIPMYVRSLLESLASIDSKNEYILYCHKDFNTPLPGPNFRKRSGALTRFGNIWMQTELPFWLKQDRVDVFWGTQHVLPVFMEKHIKGVLTVHDLVQYAFPDTMKMKNLWINKIIIPPSVHRADVIVAESNWTIADVKKFINPKNKIMKTVYLGVGPTFFSRDKETSRKKIKEQYGIDAPFLLTVGTFEPRKNIAGLFRAFSLIADKIPHHLAVVGQKGWKNKKITEEISGSRIKNRIHLLGFVPDDILPEAYSASDLFVFPSLYEGFGFPPLEAMACAVPVVASNVSSIPEVVGDAAMLVNPHDARSISEGILKVVSTPTLQKDLVERGLKQASLFTWKKTADEMLKIFEQVGNS
- the mshA_5 gene encoding D-inositol-3-phosphate glycosyltransferase; translation: MRIGLDVRWIDSSGIGTTIRGLLDYLTSAQLGQMVLYGVPGWKNPYPCEFREVPEAVYGIRQHMSYASRLNKDVMDLFHVPHFDVPYFYKGPFISTVHDLIHFKFPEYSTKPLTKLYSGLMLRHVSKCAQRIIVVSQQTKRDLIQFFPEAELKITVLNPAVDKSFSPVAQNELEKIINRYSLKKGYALYVGNLRASKNTPFLIRAYSHLLKNNPLLPPLVLAGKNSLPPQEIPHLPQNVRLLGSVPQGDLPALYSGASVFVFPSLYEGFGIPPLEAMACGTPVIASRVASIPEVCGEAALYFDPHSEKGLEDVLLELIGNESLKISLRQKGFDQVKRFSWAVWARETWKIYEEVVEAGRS
- the rfaF_3 gene encoding ADP-heptose--LPS heptosyltransferase 2, giving the protein MALGNYAFKKKKWILLAWLIDVVGYLFKQPDSQRFLSPQRVLAVRCDQLGDMVQTLPFIDGLLGSFPGVRIDFLTSRLGAEFLKIARPEVHPLVVDSPSRSSLKSQLKNENYDIAFDLRGDIRLIFYLRSIVPRNLVGYGATGGGFLLDIEPSWDRNLPAIEKNIALLKAVGGQASDLTPKIEFKSKGEQTARKILTVVIHPDAGTPAKKWPLSYFANVIDSLAEGFSCRFILVGLDRSIGEEIVRLTKTTVENEMGKTNLQGLLEFLSQSDIVISNDSGPAHLAAALGKPVWVIWSGTAESKIWAPRGDTVTVLQHRVECSPCSLRNCPLSGHPCLEDLSPKEVTESLLSYFPRFPGKQKPV
- the pdxA2 gene encoding D-threonate 4-phosphate dehydrogenase; the protein is MKPIIGLTLGDPSGIGPEIVLKVLHLSKFKNRCGFRIYGDQAVLSWVNKHVFKRAHLPRAAFESFNSLTVPIRFGTVQAACGYASGRYVEAAIRDALNHKIDAMVTGPINKESFRMGGWGKRYTGHTEMLAGLTKTEKVALMLVYGSLRAIHVTSHIPLRNVPSNLNQQRVLDTILLAHQGLKQLGKSTPRVAVCGLNPHAGENGLLGTEEQQIIFPAIRKANRKRIHVQGPLSADTVWPMVRDGIYDVGVAMYHDQGQIPIKLLSFSTGRKATNVEGVNVTVGLPIIRTSVAHGTAFEIAGKGIASEKSLIQAIELALVMVQHRARKNR